From the Labrus mixtus chromosome 17, fLabMix1.1, whole genome shotgun sequence genome, one window contains:
- the olfm1b gene encoding olfactomedin 1b isoform X1, giving the protein MSVPLLKIGVVLSTMAMITNWMSQTLPSLVGLNTTKLTAAQGGYPDRSTGVLPAIPEESWQVYSSAQDSEGRCVCTVVAPQQSMCSRDARTKQLRQLLEKVQNMTQSIQVLDQRTQRDLQYVEKMEVQLRGLETKFRQVEENHKQNIAKQYKAIKTKMDEIRPLIPVLEEYKADAKLVLQFKEEVQELTSVLNELQEEMGAYDYEELHNRVSNLEERLRACMQKLACGKLTGISEPITIKTSGSRFGSWMTDPLAPEGDTRVWYMDGYHNNRFVREYRSMQDFMTSDNFTSHRLPHPWSGTGQVVYNGSIYFNKFQSHVIIKFDFRTSSISKSRQLDYAGFNNAYHYAWGGHSDIDLMVDEGGLWAVYATNQNAGNIVLSKLNPNTLQIVKSWTTNHPKRSAGESFMICGTLYVTNGYSGGTKVYYAYSTNSSTYEYIDIAFQNKYSHISMLDYNPRDRALYAWNNGHQVLYNVTLFHVIRSEEL; this is encoded by the exons ATGTCGGTGCCTTTGCTGAAGATCGGCGTCGTGCTCAGCACCATGGCGATGATAACCAACTGGATGTCGCAGACCCTCCCCTCTCTGGTGGGGCTAAATACTACCAAGCTGACGGCGGCGCAAGGAGGGTACCCAGACCGGAGCACAGGA GTGTTGCCAGCCATCCCTGAGGAGTCATGGCAGGTGTACAGTTCGGCCCAAGATAGCGAGGGAAGGTGTGTCTGCACGGTGGTGGCGCCCCAGCAGTCCATGTGCTCACGGGATGCCCGCACCAAACAACTGAGGCAGCTGTTAGAGAAG GTCCAGAACATGACCCAGTCCATCCAGGTCCTTGACCAGCGAACCCAGAGGGATTTGCAATACGTGGAGAAGATGGAGGTGCAGCTCCGTGGTCTGGAGACCAAGTTCAGGCAGGTGGAGGAGAACCATAAGCAGAACATCGCCAAGCAATACAAG GCCATAAAAACGAAAATGGACGAGATTAGACCGTTGATACCAGTGTTGGAGGAGTACAAAGCCGATGCCAAATTGGTATTGCAGTTTAAGGAGGAGGTCCAGGAGCTGACGTCAGTTCTAAACGAACTTCAGGAGGAGATGGGGGCCTATGACTACGAGGAGCTCCACAACAGAGTGTCAAATCTTGAGGAGAGACTCCGAGCATGCATGCAAAAATTAG CATGCGGCAAACTGACGGGCATCAGCGAACCGATCACCATCAAGACCTCAGGATCCAGGTTCGGCTCCTGGATGACCGACCCCCTGGCGCCTGAAGGGGACACAAGG GTCTGGTACATGGATGGCTACCACAACAACCGCTTCGTTCGGGAGTACAGGTCGATGCAGGACTTCATGACGTCGGACAACTTCACATCCCATCGGCTGCCCCATCCGTGGTCGGGAACAGGTCAGGTGGTCTACAACGGCTCCATCTACTTCAACAAATTCCAGAGCCATGTCATCATCAAGTTCGACTTCCGCACCTCGTCCATCAGCAAGTCCCGGCAGCTCGACTATGCCGGCTTCAACAATGCATATCACTATGCCTGGGGCGGCCACTCTGACATTGACCTGATGGTGGACGAAGGGGGCCTGTGGGCTGTCTACGCAACCAACCAGAATGCCGGAAATATTGTGTTAAGCAAGCTGAACCCCAACACACTGCAGATCGTCAAGAGCTGGACCACAAACCACCCCAAAAGGAGTGCAGGAGAGTCTTTTATGATCTGCGGCACGCTCTATGTCACCAATGGCTATTCAGGAGGTACCAAGGTGTACTATGCCTACTCCACCAACTCCTCCACATACGAGTACATTGACATTGCCTTCCAGAATAAGTACTCGCATATTTCCATGCTGGACTACAACCCGCGTGACAGAGCCCTCTATGCTTGGAACAATGGCCACCAGGTGCTCTACAATGTCACGCTGTTTCACGTTATCCGCTCAGAAGAACTGTAA
- the olfm1b gene encoding olfactomedin 1b isoform X2 has protein sequence MQPASKLLTLTLLIIMGTELTQVLPAIPEESWQVYSSAQDSEGRCVCTVVAPQQSMCSRDARTKQLRQLLEKVQNMTQSIQVLDQRTQRDLQYVEKMEVQLRGLETKFRQVEENHKQNIAKQYKAIKTKMDEIRPLIPVLEEYKADAKLVLQFKEEVQELTSVLNELQEEMGAYDYEELHNRVSNLEERLRACMQKLACGKLTGISEPITIKTSGSRFGSWMTDPLAPEGDTRVWYMDGYHNNRFVREYRSMQDFMTSDNFTSHRLPHPWSGTGQVVYNGSIYFNKFQSHVIIKFDFRTSSISKSRQLDYAGFNNAYHYAWGGHSDIDLMVDEGGLWAVYATNQNAGNIVLSKLNPNTLQIVKSWTTNHPKRSAGESFMICGTLYVTNGYSGGTKVYYAYSTNSSTYEYIDIAFQNKYSHISMLDYNPRDRALYAWNNGHQVLYNVTLFHVIRSEEL, from the exons ATGCAGCCTGCGAGCAAGCTCCTGACTCTGACTCTCCTCATCATCATGGGCACAGAACTCACCCAA GTGTTGCCAGCCATCCCTGAGGAGTCATGGCAGGTGTACAGTTCGGCCCAAGATAGCGAGGGAAGGTGTGTCTGCACGGTGGTGGCGCCCCAGCAGTCCATGTGCTCACGGGATGCCCGCACCAAACAACTGAGGCAGCTGTTAGAGAAG GTCCAGAACATGACCCAGTCCATCCAGGTCCTTGACCAGCGAACCCAGAGGGATTTGCAATACGTGGAGAAGATGGAGGTGCAGCTCCGTGGTCTGGAGACCAAGTTCAGGCAGGTGGAGGAGAACCATAAGCAGAACATCGCCAAGCAATACAAG GCCATAAAAACGAAAATGGACGAGATTAGACCGTTGATACCAGTGTTGGAGGAGTACAAAGCCGATGCCAAATTGGTATTGCAGTTTAAGGAGGAGGTCCAGGAGCTGACGTCAGTTCTAAACGAACTTCAGGAGGAGATGGGGGCCTATGACTACGAGGAGCTCCACAACAGAGTGTCAAATCTTGAGGAGAGACTCCGAGCATGCATGCAAAAATTAG CATGCGGCAAACTGACGGGCATCAGCGAACCGATCACCATCAAGACCTCAGGATCCAGGTTCGGCTCCTGGATGACCGACCCCCTGGCGCCTGAAGGGGACACAAGG GTCTGGTACATGGATGGCTACCACAACAACCGCTTCGTTCGGGAGTACAGGTCGATGCAGGACTTCATGACGTCGGACAACTTCACATCCCATCGGCTGCCCCATCCGTGGTCGGGAACAGGTCAGGTGGTCTACAACGGCTCCATCTACTTCAACAAATTCCAGAGCCATGTCATCATCAAGTTCGACTTCCGCACCTCGTCCATCAGCAAGTCCCGGCAGCTCGACTATGCCGGCTTCAACAATGCATATCACTATGCCTGGGGCGGCCACTCTGACATTGACCTGATGGTGGACGAAGGGGGCCTGTGGGCTGTCTACGCAACCAACCAGAATGCCGGAAATATTGTGTTAAGCAAGCTGAACCCCAACACACTGCAGATCGTCAAGAGCTGGACCACAAACCACCCCAAAAGGAGTGCAGGAGAGTCTTTTATGATCTGCGGCACGCTCTATGTCACCAATGGCTATTCAGGAGGTACCAAGGTGTACTATGCCTACTCCACCAACTCCTCCACATACGAGTACATTGACATTGCCTTCCAGAATAAGTACTCGCATATTTCCATGCTGGACTACAACCCGCGTGACAGAGCCCTCTATGCTTGGAACAATGGCCACCAGGTGCTCTACAATGTCACGCTGTTTCACGTTATCCGCTCAGAAGAACTGTAA